One segment of Pontibacter akesuensis DNA contains the following:
- a CDS encoding HTTM domain-containing protein: MLQKLQSHLSQPVSAAPLAVFRVIFGGMMLASVLRFIGKDWVTELYVQPKVYFPYYGFEWVQPLGEAGMYALFTLMALAALGIMLGLFYRFSALLFFLSFTYVELIDKTNYLNHYYFVSVVALLLVLVPAHRHFSVDVLRKHGLWVSHVPRWAVLIFQLQLGLVYFYAGIAKLNPDWLLEAMPLRYWLPAHTHLPLIGPLLDEVWVAYLFCWFGAFYDLTIPFFLSWRRSRLLAYATVVVFHVLTAVLFQIGMFPYIMMVSTLIFFSPAFHERLLGLFRSIAKVPKPALPRFAGTAGQPILLGILGFYFLLQVLLPWRYLLYPGQLFWTEQGYRFSWRVMLMEKTGTTFFYVRHPKTGFETEINNRDYLTVNQEKQMATQPDMILQYAHMLQQDFAERGMPGVEVRAEVYVSMNGRGSRLLIDPKVNLAAEKESFLPKPWILPLEDVAPPQNAVGQN, encoded by the coding sequence ATGCTACAGAAGCTACAGTCACACCTCTCCCAACCTGTATCCGCGGCCCCGCTGGCGGTGTTCCGTGTTATTTTTGGAGGGATGATGCTGGCCAGCGTGCTGCGCTTTATAGGCAAGGACTGGGTAACGGAGCTGTATGTGCAGCCAAAGGTATACTTCCCCTACTACGGGTTTGAGTGGGTGCAGCCGCTGGGGGAGGCGGGCATGTACGCCCTGTTCACGCTGATGGCGCTTGCTGCCCTGGGTATTATGCTGGGGCTTTTCTACCGCTTCTCGGCGCTGCTGTTTTTCCTCTCCTTTACCTACGTCGAGCTCATCGACAAAACGAATTACCTCAACCACTACTACTTTGTGAGTGTGGTGGCTTTGCTGCTGGTGCTGGTGCCGGCGCACCGCCACTTCTCGGTGGATGTGCTGCGCAAACACGGTCTTTGGGTGAGCCATGTGCCGCGCTGGGCCGTGCTGATTTTTCAGCTGCAGTTGGGGCTGGTATACTTCTATGCCGGCATCGCCAAGCTTAACCCCGATTGGCTGTTGGAGGCCATGCCGCTGCGTTACTGGCTACCGGCGCACACGCACCTGCCGCTCATCGGCCCGCTGCTCGACGAAGTATGGGTGGCCTACCTGTTCTGCTGGTTCGGCGCTTTTTATGATCTGACTATCCCATTCTTCCTGAGCTGGCGCAGGAGCAGGCTGCTGGCCTATGCCACGGTGGTGGTGTTCCACGTGCTTACGGCGGTGCTTTTCCAGATTGGCATGTTTCCCTACATCATGATGGTGAGTACGCTGATTTTCTTCTCCCCAGCTTTCCATGAGAGGCTGCTGGGCCTGTTCCGAAGTATAGCAAAGGTGCCGAAGCCAGCCCTACCTAGATTTGCCGGTACCGCTGGCCAGCCTATACTTCTCGGTATACTTGGTTTTTATTTCCTGCTGCAGGTGCTCCTGCCCTGGCGCTATTTGCTGTACCCCGGCCAGCTGTTCTGGACTGAGCAGGGCTACCGCTTCTCCTGGCGCGTGATGCTGATGGAGAAAACCGGCACCACGTTTTTTTACGTCCGCCACCCGAAAACAGGCTTTGAGACAGAAATCAACAACCGCGATTACCTTACCGTGAACCAGGAAAAGCAGATGGCCACGCAGCCGGACATGATTTTGCAGTACGCGCACATGCTGCAGCAGGACTTCGCGGAACGCGGTATGCCGGGTGTGGAGGTGCGCGCCGAGGTGTATGTAAGTATGAATGGCCGTGGCAGCCGCCTTTTGATCGATCCGAAAGTTAATCTGGCTGCCGAAAAAGAGAGCTTCCTGCCCAAGCCCTGGATTTTACCTTTAGAAGACGTTGCCCCGCCGCAGAACGCGGTAGGGCAGAATTAA